Genomic window (Elusimicrobiota bacterium):
CGCTGAGCCCCGGGCCGCTGCGCACTTCAGCGTCGGCGGCGAGGATGACGCCGGGGTTCTGCACGTCCGTGAAGGCGATGAGCGCCCACCCGGCGCCGGCCGCCGCCCAGAGCAGACCGGCGCAGAGCGTCCAGGGGCGCAGGCGCGCGCGCCACTCCGGGTTCCAGAGTCCGGCCGAGAGCAGCAGCAGGAGCAGCCAGAAGCCCAGCCAGTGCAGCGCGGAGGTCTCGTCGCGGCTCAGGATGTGGAAGAGGATGAACGCGGGAGCCGGCATCCCCGCCGGGACCAGGGATTCTCCCGCGCGCTTGAGCGCGAAATCGAGGTTGTGCCGGATGTCGGAGTCTCGCGGGCTGAGCGCGAAGGCGCGCTGCCAGGAGGCGATGGCGCGGCCGAGGTCCCCCGCCTTCGCCCGGCGGTAGAAGGCGTTGCCCAGGTCGTAGCGGGCCACCGGGTCGAGCGGCTCGCGGTCGACCG
Coding sequences:
- a CDS encoding tetratricopeptide repeat protein, producing the protein MKALLLLLLALPAAASDRVGIDEGTRHYEAGRYEEAVARYQEAVDREPLDPVARYDLGNAFYRRAKAGDLGRAIASWQRAFALSPRDSDIRHNLDFALKRAGESLVPAGMPAPAFILFHILSRDETSALHWLGFWLLLLLLSAGLWNPEWRARLRPWTLCAGLLWAAAGAGWALIAFTDVQNPGVILAADAEVRSGPGLSAPVSFKVPEGRRVSVLGESSGWVEIGVLREGLKGWIPADQLEKI